A stretch of Lactuca sativa cultivar Salinas chromosome 6, Lsat_Salinas_v11, whole genome shotgun sequence DNA encodes these proteins:
- the LOC111908752 gene encoding uncharacterized protein LOC111908752, producing the protein MSDKSLARNLFPVRPSSDGRPSSLPDRSGLQRIPLTGGSVPRARSSPLLDPNGLPRIPLTGGSVPGAMSSPLPDPSGLPRIHLIGGSVPGAKSSPLPDPSGLPRIPLTGGSVPGSGSSPLLDPSGFPRGGFVSGARSSPGPNGLPRIPLSGGLSRTSVRTTRSGFSGSSSMGDINTNMGLTDAIADTGVV; encoded by the coding sequence ATGTCGGATAAAAGCCTAGCACGTAACCTTTTTCCGGTTCGTCCTTCGTCGGATGGTAGGCCATCGTCTTTGCCTGACCGTAGTGGCCTTCAACGCATCCCTCTTACAGGTGGTTCTGTACCAAGAGCCAGGTCATCACCTTTGCTTGATCCTAATGGCCTTCCACGCATCCCTCTTACAGGTGGTTCAGTACCAGGAGCCATGTCATCACCTTTGCCTGATCCTAGTGGCCTTCCACGCATCCATCTCATAGGTGGTTCTGTACCAGGAGCCAAGTCATCACCTTTGCCTGATCCTAGTGGCCTTCCACGCATCCCTCTTACAGGTGGTTCTGTACCAGGATCTGGGTCATCACCTTTGCTTGATCCTAGTGGCTTTCCACGCGGTGGTTTTGTATCGGGAGCCAGGTCATCGCCCGGCCCTAATGGCCTTCCACGCATCCCTTTGTCGGGTGGCCTTTCACGTACTTCAGTTAGGACGACAAGGTCAGGATTCTCAGGGAGTAGTAGCATGGGTGACATAAATACCAACATGGGCTTGACTGATGCTATAGCAGATACAGGGGTGGTATAG